TTCCTCCTTGACCTCCATCTCCCCGAATTCATCCACCCTCATCAGGGCGCTGGAGCAGCCGGCGCACGCGGGTCCGTGCTGATCATTCCCCTCATAGAAAAAAGGCGCCCAGTCGCAGTCCAGGGCCTCCTCTACCGAATCCACCGCCACACCACAGATCACGCACCGGATGGTACCGATCTCTTCCTCTTCCTCAAACCAGGCCATTGCCTCTTCTGTCATGAACCAAATCCCTCAAACCGTCTCATCATGGCCCAGCAGGCGCATGCGCTCCTGCGCGGCCGCGTTGCGCTCTTCCTCCCATCGCTCCCATTCAGCCTTGAGAGAGGCGAGCGTCGTTTCGATTTCCTTCACCATGTGCGACCGGTCGCCGCCCTTCTCCTGGATGGAATCGAGGCTGCCTTTGAGCACCCGCACACGCTCCTTGATCGCCCTCATTTCCGCGAGCGCGGCTCTTTCCCTCTCCGTGGGAACCTCTATCTGTCCTGGACAGACCTGACATCCACAGCTTTCTTTCTCTTCACCGCCCGCCATCATGCAGCTCCAGCACAAGATGTTTTTTCAATTGCCGAACCAGCGGCTCCTGACGGGGCAGCGCCCCCGGAGTCGACCGTCGGCCTGTCTCTTTAGCGCTTGACATCCCCGACAGGCCTTTTTTAGTATGCTTCCGGAATGACGATTACCCGGAACGATCCGGGTTTCCATCCGAAAACGGCTTCCTTCGGCGGCTGCGTCTGTTCAGCGCCACCCCGTCGGGATGGTTCCCGGTCTCTTCACCGGCTCCGTCTCGCGCAGTGTCGGCCCTTCGCGGCGGGTCCCGGGTTCTTCACAGGCTAGCCGTGCTCAGTCCCAGCGCGAAGCGTTGGGAGCCGGTATTTACCGTCTGCCACCGGGGCTCCAGGCCGGAAATGTTGGATTTCCTTGACACGCTGCGAGTGCTCAGCCCCACGCCTGCCAAGCGGGTTCCCGGTTTGGCCGATCCCGGCATCGATTTGGATATCCGCCTGTGAGGCGGCGCTTCGGGCACCCCGGAAACAAGGGCTCGATCTCCTCGACGCCGGCCGGAAATTCGTATTTTCGAATGGAGATTTTCATAGAACCCGATCAAGTCCGCCGATAAGATATATTTTTAACTTTTTGAGGCCCCCATGCAAATAGAAAATGACCTGCACGGTTTTTTCTGGTTCAACCCGACGGCCAACAACGCCAACACCTATTTCATCGACGGGAGCCGGAGGATTTTGATCGACCCGGGGCATGACCACCTGTTCGGGCATGTCGAGACGGAACTCGAACGGCTCGGGATCACCGCGGCAGACATCGATGTCATCCTGATCACCCACGGGCACCCCGACCACATCGAGGCCGTCCGGCGTTTTGCGGGCGGCCCGGCCCTGATCGCCATGCACACGGTCGAACTCGACTTCATCCGGCGCATGGCGCCGCGCTATGGCCAGGCCCTGGGGGTTGCGGATTTCGCGCCCCAGATCCTCCTGACGGAAGGCGGGCTCGAGATCGGCGATCTGTCCTTAGAGGTGATCCATGCGCCCGGGCACTCTCCAGGCTCCATCGCCCTTTACTGGCCGCAGAAGAAGGCGCTTTTCACCGGCGATGTCGTCTTTCAGGGAGGGATCGGCAGGACCGACCTCCCGGCAGGCGACGGCGCCCAGCTCAAGCAGAGCATCCAGCGGCTCGCCCAACTCGATGTGGAACTGCTCCTGCCGGGCCACGGCGACATGATCAGAGGCGGCGAGGCCGTGGCGGACAATTTCCGGGAGATCGAAACGTTCTGGTTCGGTTACCTGTAGGGGTCGGGATGAAAAAAACAACCGAACAGCCGCCTCCGGACATCGACTTCGACCTCCGCCAGCTGGAGATCTTCCGCCAGGTCGTCGACCTGAAGAGCTTCTCGAAGGCGGCCAAGGCCGTCTTCCTCTCCCAGGCATCGGTCAGCGAACGGATCGCGACTCTGGAAAGCCACGTGGGAACCCGGCTGCTCGACCGGCTGGGCCGCCAGGTGATCCCCACCAGGGCCGGTGAACTCCTTTACAAGCATGCCGCACTGCTCCTCGAGATGAAGCGCAACGCGCTCCTCGAGATGCAGGAGTTTCTGGGCGTCCAGCACGGTGAGATCCGCATGGGCGGCAGCACCATCCCCGGCGAGTACATTCTCCCGAGGGTCATCGGCGCCTTTCGGAGGCGTCATCCGCTCCTCACGGTCAACATCCTGATCGGCGACAGCAGCGAGATCGAGAACCGTGTCCTGGAAGGCGGGCTGGAACTGGGCATCGTCGGATCGAAGGGCGGGCATCAGGCCCTGATCTACACCCCGCTCTGGGACGACGAACTCCTCGTGATCGTCCCCGCGGACCACCACCTGGCCGGTCAGAACGAACTGACGCTCGAAGCGCTTTTCAAGGAGCCGTTCGTCCAGAGGGAGATCGGGTCCGGGACCCTCAAGATTTTGGAAGATGCTTTGCAGGGCGCTGAGAAAGGCGGATCGCTCCCTCTCCATGTCGTGGCGCGCTTCGGCACCTCGACCGCGGTCAAGGAAGCGGTCAAGGCCGGACTCGGCGTGTCGGTCCTTTCGTGGCGGGCCGTCCAGACGGAGCTCGCCGCCGGGGCCCTGAAGGCCCTGAGGATCCAAGGCGTCTCGATGAAGCGCCGCTTCTACCTCATCCGGGACCGCAGGCGCACCGCCTCGCCGCTGTGCATGGCCCTGCTGGATTTCCTGCGATCCCATCCCAAGGAGCCTGAGAACCAACCATGAACCCGAACGAAAAGGTCATCGATTACCGAGGGGACTGCTGAAGGGCCTATCTGGACATAAGTTTATGTCTTCGCATCATCCACCCCGGGGAGAGCTTCGCCTTCATCGTCGAGCGCGACAAGCTCGAGCGGGTCAACAAGGTCATCGATCACAACGGCGGCAAGGTTGTCGACGAGGCTCCGGTCGGCCGGGACGTGCAAATCCGGGTGGAGAAAACGGCCGATGCTGACTGAAAGGAAGGACTGCCGGATTTTGTCATGCTGATCCAATGCTACGCCATTCTGGGCTGGGTCCTGTTCTATTGCCTCGCCCCGCTCCTGCTCTGGATTCCGCTCTCGAACCCCCGGTACCGGGTCCATTTCAGGGAGCGGCTCGGGCTGCTGCCCCTGCGGCGCCTGAAGGCTTTGGGAGGCGGCCCGCGCTTCTGGATCCATGCCGTCTCGCTCGGCGAGGTCAAGGTCGCAGAGGCGTTCGCTCAGGCGATCCGAAGGCATGTGCCGGATGCAGTCTTCGTCGTTTCGACGATCACCCCCCATGGACGCCGTCTGGCCGAGGAGGTTTTCAGGGAGCAGGCGCTGGTCGTCCACTCCCCGCTGGATGCGGCGCCCTGTGTTAAGCGGGCGCTGAAGGCCGTCCGGCCCGACGTCCTCGTCCTGCTGGAGACCGAAATCTGGCCGCTCTGGGTCGCCGCGGCCGACCGCATGCACATTCGAACGGCGATCGTCAACGGCCGCATCTCCGCCCGCTCTATCAAACGCTACGTAAAGCTCCGTGCGTTCTTCCGGCCAGTGCTCGAGCGTATCAGCCTTTTCAGCATGATCACCGCGGCCGACCGTGACCGCATCCTTGCGATGGGCGCACCCCGGGAGCGGGTGGTCGTGAACGGGAACGCCAAATACGACCTGCTCGGCAAATCTATCCGCCCGGAAGACGCGGAGCGTTTCCGCCGGCTGCTCTCGGTGGACGAAGGCCAGCCGGTCGTCGTGGCCGGCAGCACCCGCACAGGCGAAGAGGAAACGCTTTTGAAGGCCTTCCGGCGCGTCCGGGAGGTCTTCCCTGAGGCCGTGCTCGTCATCGCACCGCGCCACCTCGAGCGGGTGCGGGAGATCGAGGCGCTCGTCAAGCGCTCCGGTTTTTTCTGCGAGCTGCGGACCGGGCTCGAGGGACCCGGCCGGCGGCGCACCGCCCCGGTCGTCATCCTCGACACCTTCGGGGAGCTTTTCGGCCTGTACAGCGTCGCGAACCTGGCCTTCTGCGGGGCGAGCCTGGTGCCGCTCGGCGGTCAGAACCCTCTCGAACCGGCGGCCTGGGGCAAGATGGTCCTCTACGGGCCTTGGATGGACGACTTTTGGGATGCGCGCGCCCTGCTCGAGGCGGCCGGCGCCGGCGAAACGGTCCATGACGGCGACGAACTGGCCGAGCGGATCATCTGGCACCTGGCACACCCGGAAGCGAGCGGGGAGCGGGCCGCCAAAGGCCGCCAGGCCGTACTCCAGAACCTGGCGGCGGCCGAGCGCCACGCCCTGGAGATCGTGAAACTCACCGGACCTTTCACCCTATGAATCTTAGAAAGAGACGCACCATGGAAATCGATCGCAGCACCCTGGCCGACATCCGCCGTTCCCTTCGCCCCGAGGTCCTGGAGCGGCTGAATCAGGCCGTCTCCCGGATCGTCGCCGCCAAACAGAAAGGCGGCAAGGTCGTGGCCGTCCTCGGAAGCGGGCCGAACCTTCATGAAGGGGTCACCACGCTGGTCGCCGAACTCA
The DNA window shown above is from Desulfatiglans anilini DSM 4660 and carries:
- a CDS encoding 3-deoxy-D-manno-octulosonic acid transferase, producing the protein MLIQCYAILGWVLFYCLAPLLLWIPLSNPRYRVHFRERLGLLPLRRLKALGGGPRFWIHAVSLGEVKVAEAFAQAIRRHVPDAVFVVSTITPHGRRLAEEVFREQALVVHSPLDAAPCVKRALKAVRPDVLVLLETEIWPLWVAAADRMHIRTAIVNGRISARSIKRYVKLRAFFRPVLERISLFSMITAADRDRILAMGAPRERVVVNGNAKYDLLGKSIRPEDAERFRRLLSVDEGQPVVVAGSTRTGEEETLLKAFRRVREVFPEAVLVIAPRHLERVREIEALVKRSGFFCELRTGLEGPGRRRTAPVVILDTFGELFGLYSVANLAFCGASLVPLGGQNPLEPAAWGKMVLYGPWMDDFWDARALLEAAGAGETVHDGDELAERIIWHLAHPEASGERAAKGRQAVLQNLAAAERHALEIVKLTGPFTL
- a CDS encoding selenium metabolism-associated LysR family transcriptional regulator, translating into MKKTTEQPPPDIDFDLRQLEIFRQVVDLKSFSKAAKAVFLSQASVSERIATLESHVGTRLLDRLGRQVIPTRAGELLYKHAALLLEMKRNALLEMQEFLGVQHGEIRMGGSTIPGEYILPRVIGAFRRRHPLLTVNILIGDSSEIENRVLEGGLELGIVGSKGGHQALIYTPLWDDELLVIVPADHHLAGQNELTLEALFKEPFVQREIGSGTLKILEDALQGAEKGGSLPLHVVARFGTSTAVKEAVKAGLGVSVLSWRAVQTELAAGALKALRIQGVSMKRRFYLIRDRRRTASPLCMALLDFLRSHPKEPENQP
- a CDS encoding MBL fold metallo-hydrolase produces the protein MQIENDLHGFFWFNPTANNANTYFIDGSRRILIDPGHDHLFGHVETELERLGITAADIDVILITHGHPDHIEAVRRFAGGPALIAMHTVELDFIRRMAPRYGQALGVADFAPQILLTEGGLEIGDLSLEVIHAPGHSPGSIALYWPQKKALFTGDVVFQGGIGRTDLPAGDGAQLKQSIQRLAQLDVELLLPGHGDMIRGGEAVADNFREIETFWFGYL